The sequence below is a genomic window from Eleginops maclovinus isolate JMC-PN-2008 ecotype Puerto Natales chromosome 20, JC_Emac_rtc_rv5, whole genome shotgun sequence.
GATTCTCTCTACAGAGACCTCTACAGCACTGAGATCCAGGCATGGCACCTACAATCACTGCAGCACTGACCAACTCTCAGGAGCCTCACACTCTGACCCACAAGGTAAATTCAAGATTCAACAAGATTTCAAGATATTGTcatcacatgttgtttttgttcatggAAAACCTGAACTCCAGAATAAGATTATTAATGATGCTTTTCTTCCTTCTGCAGCTCAGAAAGCCTCTGGTGGAGAAGGTACGCAGAGAGCGAATCAACAGCAGCATTGAGCAGATCAAGTCTCTCCTGGGTCCAGAATTCCTCCAACAGCAGCCAGACTCCAAGCTGGAGAAAGCAGACATCCTGGAGATGACAGTTTGTGTCCTGAGACGACTGCAGCAGCAGAATCAAGCTGTGGACTCAGCAGCTGTCAACCAGGGCTACTCCAGGTGTGTCCAAGAGTTGACACACTTCCTGTCCAAAGAGCA
It includes:
- the LOC134883316 gene encoding transcription factor HES-5-like — protein: MAPTITAALTNSQEPHTLTHKLRKPLVEKVRRERINSSIEQIKSLLGPEFLQQQPDSKLEKADILEMTVCVLRRLQQQNQAVDSAAVNQGYSRCVQELTHFLSKEQVKTQSQRRLLNHVNKMQSSSDKNLREADFSLLSSTVQTSITQGKSPVNSAPWRPW